In one Acidobacteriota bacterium genomic region, the following are encoded:
- the murC gene encoding UDP-N-acetylmuramate--L-alanine ligase → MFTRIQRIHFVGIGGIGMSGIAEVMVNLGYKVSGSDLKHSAVTERLVKLGATIFEGHSAENIASAAPEVLVTSSAIARDNPEVAEARRRKIPVIQRAEMLAELMRLKYGIAIAGMHGKTTTTSMVAQVLAAGGLDPTVIVGGRVEAMGSNARLGKSQYLVAEADESDRSFLKLSPILSVVTNVDREHMDCYRDMADVERTFIEFMDRVPFYGMVVTCNDNDALRALLPKVDRRVVTYGTRPGSDFCVALPPAAAVIAGGERPVSNFSVTFGGKPLGDFHLHVPGAHNVLNATAAIAVGIGLEVPVAAIREALEKFRGVDRRFHSKGRAAGVTVIDDYGHHPTEIRATLAAARQCGFRRIHVIFQPHRYTRTQLLLDDFATAFGDADSVHVLDIYAASEQPIAGVTGEALAQHIAQRGGKAAVYQASFADAVEVVAQEAKEGDMVLTLGAGSVSQLGPQLLERLAASQASVVVKKG, encoded by the coding sequence ATGTTCACACGCATCCAGAGGATCCATTTCGTCGGCATCGGCGGCATCGGCATGAGCGGCATCGCCGAAGTGATGGTGAACCTCGGCTATAAGGTGTCGGGTTCCGACTTGAAGCATTCCGCCGTGACCGAGCGGCTGGTGAAGCTGGGTGCAACCATCTTCGAAGGGCACAGCGCGGAGAACATCGCGAGCGCGGCTCCCGAAGTGCTGGTGACGAGCTCTGCGATCGCGCGTGATAATCCGGAGGTCGCGGAGGCGCGCCGGCGGAAGATCCCGGTGATCCAGCGTGCGGAGATGCTGGCCGAGCTGATGCGGCTGAAGTACGGCATCGCCATCGCCGGCATGCACGGCAAGACGACCACCACGTCGATGGTCGCGCAAGTGCTCGCCGCCGGTGGACTCGACCCCACGGTGATCGTGGGCGGACGCGTGGAGGCGATGGGCTCGAACGCGCGCCTGGGCAAGTCGCAGTATCTCGTCGCCGAGGCGGATGAGAGCGACCGCTCGTTCCTGAAGCTCTCGCCCATCCTGAGCGTGGTCACCAATGTGGACCGCGAGCACATGGATTGCTATCGCGACATGGCCGACGTGGAGCGCACCTTCATCGAATTCATGGACCGTGTTCCGTTCTACGGCATGGTGGTGACGTGCAACGACAACGACGCCTTGCGCGCGCTGCTGCCCAAGGTCGACCGCCGGGTGGTGACCTATGGCACGCGCCCGGGCTCCGACTTCTGCGTTGCGCTGCCTCCGGCGGCGGCAGTCATTGCCGGGGGCGAGCGGCCGGTATCGAACTTCAGCGTGACGTTCGGCGGGAAGCCGCTGGGCGATTTCCATCTCCACGTCCCGGGCGCGCACAACGTACTGAACGCGACGGCAGCGATCGCGGTGGGCATCGGACTCGAAGTGCCGGTGGCGGCCATCCGCGAGGCGCTGGAAAAATTCCGTGGCGTGGACCGGCGCTTCCATTCCAAGGGGAGAGCGGCGGGCGTGACGGTGATCGACGACTACGGCCACCATCCCACCGAGATCCGCGCCACGCTGGCGGCGGCGCGGCAATGCGGATTCCGGCGCATCCACGTGATCTTCCAGCCCCACCGCTACACGCGCACGCAACTGCTGCTGGACGACTTTGCTACCGCCTTCGGCGATGCGGATAGCGTCCACGTGCTCGATATCTACGCTGCCAGCGAGCAGCCCATTGCGGGCGTGACCGGGGAAGCGCTGGCGCAGCACATCGCACAGCGCGGCGGAAAGGCAGCGGTGTACCAGGCGTCCTTTGCCGACGCCGTCGAAGTTGTGGCGCAGGAAGCGAAAGAGGGCGACATGGTGCTCACGCTCGGCGCCGGCAGCGTCTCCCAGCTCGGCCCGCAACTGCTCGAACGCCTGGCCGCATCGCAGGCCAGCGTGGTGGTCAAGAAGGGATAG
- the murG gene encoding undecaprenyldiphospho-muramoylpentapeptide beta-N-acetylglucosaminyltransferase: MRAVLAGGGTGGHVIPALAIAHELRARYGAEVAFIGTERGIETRLVPKAGFALHFIEVGGLKNVSMAQRMKTLLALPRAVVRSWQILQAFKPQVVIGVGGYASGPAMLAASLSSIPNIAFEPNVVPGLANRVVAPLVTTAVVQFEQTGEYFRRYVVTGVPVRHAFFELPPRPPAERTPGERPTLLVFGGSQGAAAINRAVIEALPELAARVPGLHIIHQTGERDYNPAQAAYLRAPLSAEVSAFIDDMPQAYARADVLLCRAGASTVAEITAAGKPAIFVPFPRASDDHQLRNAETLAARGAAMLIPEAELTRERLIEAVAGLLNDAAARQRMSAAARAMAHADAAGTIAAIAARLAGAVRNEGNNSRTAAAH; this comes from the coding sequence ATGAGGGCGGTCCTGGCCGGCGGTGGGACCGGCGGACACGTTATCCCCGCGCTGGCGATCGCGCACGAGCTGCGCGCGCGCTACGGCGCGGAGGTCGCGTTCATCGGGACGGAACGTGGCATCGAGACGCGCCTGGTACCGAAGGCCGGGTTCGCGCTGCATTTCATCGAAGTCGGCGGGCTGAAGAATGTGAGCATGGCGCAGCGCATGAAGACTCTGCTCGCGCTGCCGCGTGCGGTCGTTCGTTCTTGGCAGATATTGCAGGCGTTCAAACCGCAGGTGGTGATCGGCGTAGGCGGATACGCGAGCGGACCGGCGATGCTGGCGGCGTCGCTCAGTTCCATCCCCAACATCGCGTTCGAGCCCAACGTTGTTCCGGGACTGGCGAACCGCGTGGTCGCGCCGCTGGTGACCACGGCGGTGGTGCAGTTCGAGCAGACGGGCGAGTACTTCCGGCGTTACGTGGTGACGGGTGTCCCGGTGCGGCATGCTTTTTTTGAATTGCCCCCACGGCCGCCGGCGGAACGAACACCGGGCGAGCGGCCTACGTTGCTGGTCTTTGGCGGAAGCCAGGGGGCGGCGGCGATCAATCGCGCGGTGATCGAGGCGCTGCCCGAACTGGCGGCACGCGTGCCCGGGCTGCACATCATCCACCAGACCGGAGAGCGCGACTATAATCCGGCGCAGGCCGCGTATCTGCGCGCGCCCTTGTCGGCGGAGGTCAGCGCGTTCATCGACGACATGCCGCAAGCGTATGCGCGAGCAGACGTGCTGCTCTGCCGTGCGGGCGCGAGCACGGTGGCGGAGATCACCGCGGCAGGGAAGCCGGCCATCTTCGTCCCGTTCCCACGCGCGTCCGACGATCATCAGCTGCGCAATGCCGAGACGCTGGCGGCGCGCGGGGCGGCCATGCTGATCCCGGAGGCTGAACTCACGCGCGAGCGCCTGATCGAAGCCGTGGCGGGCTTGTTGAACGACGCCGCGGCCCGCCAGAGGATGTCCGCCGCGGCGCGGGCGATGGCGCACGCGGACGCCGCCGGAACGATCGCTGCAATCGCGGCGCGGCTCGCGGGCGCGGTACGGAACGAAGGCAACAACTCGAGAACGGCGGCAGCACACTAA
- the ftsW gene encoding putative lipid II flippase FtsW, whose amino-acid sequence MAKRVSVDKTLFIVTLLLVFIGLIMVFSASAVMARERYGSAYAFLLRQSAMAVMGFIAMLIAMNVDYRRYKHPGFVFSLIGLTSLLLVAVFFLDTAHNTHRWIRFSFISLQPSELAKPAIILFLAYFLESRTRQMDDWRNTLVPAIIPSLIFCALIIKEPDLGTAIVCMLITGAVLYVAGMRMRWFAAGFAACLPVLYMLIFRVQWRYDRIMAFMDPYADPQGKGFHMIQSLIAVGTGGVTGMGLMEGKQKLFYLPEPHTDFIYAVTAEEFGLVGALVVVALFAIFLYRGMRTALATEDVFARYLATGITAMVVMQALFNISVVLGLLPTKGIPLPFISYGGTALLVTLASVGVLLNITQQTD is encoded by the coding sequence GTGGCAAAACGCGTGAGCGTAGACAAGACACTGTTCATCGTCACGCTCTTGCTGGTATTCATCGGGCTGATCATGGTGTTCAGCGCGTCGGCGGTGATGGCGCGCGAGCGCTACGGGTCGGCCTACGCATTCCTGTTGCGGCAGTCTGCGATGGCGGTGATGGGATTCATCGCCATGCTGATCGCGATGAACGTGGACTATCGCCGCTACAAGCATCCCGGCTTCGTCTTCTCGCTCATCGGACTGACGTCGCTCCTGCTCGTCGCGGTCTTCTTCCTCGATACGGCGCACAACACGCATCGCTGGATCCGTTTTAGCTTCATCAGCCTGCAACCGTCGGAGCTGGCCAAGCCGGCAATCATCCTGTTTCTCGCGTACTTCCTGGAATCGCGCACGCGACAGATGGACGACTGGCGCAACACGCTCGTGCCGGCCATCATCCCTTCGCTGATCTTCTGTGCGCTCATCATCAAAGAACCCGACCTGGGGACGGCCATCGTCTGCATGCTCATCACGGGCGCGGTGCTCTACGTTGCTGGGATGCGGATGCGCTGGTTCGCCGCCGGATTCGCCGCTTGCCTGCCGGTGCTCTACATGCTGATCTTCCGCGTGCAGTGGCGCTACGATCGCATCATGGCTTTCATGGATCCGTATGCCGACCCGCAGGGCAAGGGCTTTCACATGATCCAGTCGCTCATCGCCGTGGGCACCGGCGGCGTGACCGGTATGGGGCTGATGGAAGGAAAACAAAAACTCTTCTACCTGCCCGAGCCGCACACCGACTTCATCTACGCCGTGACGGCAGAGGAGTTCGGGCTGGTGGGCGCGCTGGTGGTGGTCGCACTCTTCGCCATCTTCTTGTATCGCGGCATGCGGACCGCGCTCGCCACCGAAGACGTGTTCGCGCGCTACCTCGCCACCGGCATCACGGCGATGGTGGTGATGCAGGCGCTGTTCAACATCAGCGTGGTGCTGGGATTGCTGCCGACGAAAGGTATCCCGCTGCCTTTCATTTCCTATGGCGGCACGGCGCTGTTGGTTACACTGGCAAGCGTCGGGGTGCTGCTGAACATCACGCAACAGACGGATTAG
- the murD gene encoding UDP-N-acetylmuramoyl-L-alanine--D-glutamate ligase: protein MQLDGKRVLVVGLGKSGVAAAFFLKDKGARVTVSDAKTEDQLREHIPALLDRGIVVEAGRHGERTFRDQDLIVVSPGVPYDEPHLEAARALGVPVIGEVELAARFLQGPIVALTGSNGKTTTTSLIGEVFTKSGLKTQVGGNIGKPVIDMVAASTPETWNVLEISSFQLETIESFHPKIAVALNVTPDHLDRHRTFEGYVAAKARIFENQTTSDFAVLNMDDATCVSLAQRVKAQVRGFSRREAVKSGAYIKDGHILYHDNAGEREIMPVSTITLKGAHNQENVLAAVCAAMLAGCKPAQIANAVREFHAVEHRLEFVANINGVEYYNDSKATNVDATIKALESFAGGIHLILGGKDKGSDYSVLNPLLRERVKRVYTVGAAAAKIEEQISGTSPVIRAETLETAVRKAAEAAMAGDVILLAPACASFDQFTSYEHRGRVFKELVHALVVRKEREVQGGAA from the coding sequence ATGCAACTAGACGGGAAGCGCGTGCTGGTCGTGGGACTGGGAAAGTCTGGCGTGGCCGCGGCATTCTTCCTGAAAGATAAAGGCGCACGCGTCACCGTCTCCGACGCCAAGACGGAAGACCAACTGCGCGAGCACATCCCAGCGCTGCTCGACCGCGGCATCGTGGTCGAGGCGGGCCGGCACGGCGAGCGCACTTTCCGCGATCAGGACCTGATCGTCGTGAGCCCCGGCGTCCCCTATGACGAGCCGCATCTCGAAGCGGCGCGCGCGCTTGGTGTGCCCGTGATCGGCGAGGTGGAACTCGCGGCGCGCTTCCTGCAGGGACCGATCGTCGCTCTCACCGGCTCCAACGGCAAGACGACAACCACTTCGCTGATCGGCGAGGTCTTCACAAAAAGTGGATTGAAGACGCAGGTCGGCGGGAACATCGGCAAGCCGGTCATCGACATGGTCGCCGCGTCGACTCCCGAGACGTGGAACGTGCTCGAGATATCGAGCTTCCAGTTGGAGACGATCGAGAGCTTCCATCCCAAGATCGCCGTGGCGCTGAACGTGACGCCCGATCACCTGGACCGGCATCGGACGTTCGAGGGCTACGTCGCCGCGAAGGCGCGCATTTTCGAGAATCAGACAACTTCCGATTTTGCCGTCCTGAACATGGATGATGCGACTTGCGTGTCCCTGGCGCAGCGAGTGAAGGCGCAGGTGCGCGGATTCAGCCGGCGTGAGGCGGTCAAATCGGGCGCCTATATAAAGGATGGCCACATCCTCTACCACGATAACGCAGGCGAGCGCGAGATCATGCCGGTGTCGACCATCACGCTCAAGGGCGCGCACAACCAGGAGAACGTCCTGGCGGCCGTTTGCGCGGCGATGCTGGCGGGATGCAAGCCGGCGCAGATCGCCAATGCCGTCCGTGAATTCCATGCGGTCGAGCATCGTCTCGAGTTCGTCGCCAATATCAACGGCGTGGAGTACTACAACGACTCGAAAGCGACGAACGTGGACGCGACCATCAAGGCGCTCGAGTCGTTCGCCGGCGGAATCCACCTGATCCTCGGCGGAAAAGACAAAGGCAGCGACTATTCCGTTTTGAATCCGCTGTTACGCGAGCGCGTGAAGCGGGTGTACACCGTCGGTGCGGCGGCGGCGAAGATCGAGGAGCAGATTTCAGGTACAAGTCCAGTCATCCGCGCGGAGACGCTCGAGACGGCGGTGCGCAAAGCCGCGGAAGCGGCGATGGCGGGCGACGTGATCCTGCTGGCGCCGGCGTGCGCCAGCTTCGACCAGTTCACGAGCTACGAACATCGCGGACGCGTCTTCAAGGAACTCGTGCACGCCTTGGTGGTTCGTAAAGAACGCGAAGTGCAGGGAGGCGCAGCGTAG
- the mraY gene encoding phospho-N-acetylmuramoyl-pentapeptide-transferase, whose product MLFWLLYEKIFHLDPFFSPFRIFRFLTFRTAFASLTALFMGLIIGPAVIRQLREFQIGQYIREEGPKAHQKKAGTPTMGGVLITISIIVPTLLWADLSNKFVWLAVAATLAFGAIGFADDYLKIVHHRNLGLTGRTKLALQVLTSIIIAVILVALQARGEYSTHLIVPFFKNFRPDLAFSGLEQYPYLVPLAFLPFIIFVAIVIVGSSNAVNLTDGLDGLAIGCTVIAAGALTVLTYVSGHAQFADYLELQRMPQVGELSIFCGAMVGAAIGFLWYNAHPAEIFMGDVGSLALGGAIGTVAVIIKQELLLPFIGGIFVIEALSVILQVGSYKLRKKRIFKMAPLHHHFELLGWSESKIIVRFWIASLVFALFALTSLKLR is encoded by the coding sequence TTGCTTTTTTGGCTGCTCTACGAAAAGATCTTTCATCTCGATCCCTTTTTTTCTCCGTTCCGCATCTTCCGTTTCCTCACCTTCCGCACCGCGTTCGCTTCGCTCACCGCGCTGTTCATGGGGCTGATCATCGGGCCGGCGGTCATCCGGCAACTGCGTGAGTTCCAGATCGGCCAGTACATCCGCGAAGAAGGCCCGAAGGCGCACCAGAAAAAAGCGGGCACGCCGACGATGGGCGGCGTGCTCATCACCATCTCCATCATCGTGCCCACGCTCCTGTGGGCCGACCTCAGCAATAAATTCGTGTGGCTGGCGGTCGCGGCCACGCTTGCCTTCGGCGCCATCGGATTCGCTGACGACTACCTGAAGATCGTCCACCATCGCAACCTCGGGCTCACCGGACGCACCAAGCTGGCGCTGCAAGTGCTCACCAGCATCATCATCGCGGTGATCCTGGTGGCGCTGCAGGCGCGGGGCGAGTACTCCACCCACCTGATCGTCCCGTTCTTCAAGAACTTCCGGCCCGACCTCGCGTTTTCCGGTTTGGAGCAGTATCCGTACCTGGTGCCGCTGGCCTTCCTGCCCTTCATCATCTTCGTGGCCATCGTGATCGTGGGCTCGTCGAATGCGGTGAACCTTACCGACGGACTCGACGGCCTGGCCATCGGCTGCACCGTGATCGCGGCCGGCGCACTGACGGTGCTCACCTACGTGAGTGGCCACGCGCAGTTTGCCGACTATCTCGAACTCCAGCGCATGCCGCAGGTGGGCGAGCTTTCCATCTTCTGCGGCGCGATGGTGGGCGCGGCCATCGGATTCCTCTGGTATAACGCGCATCCGGCGGAGATCTTCATGGGCGACGTGGGCTCGCTCGCACTCGGCGGCGCCATTGGGACGGTCGCCGTCATCATCAAGCAAGAGCTCCTGTTGCCATTCATTGGCGGCATCTTCGTGATCGAGGCACTCTCGGTGATCCTGCAAGTCGGCTCCTACAAGCTGCGCAAGAAGCGCATCTTCAAGATGGCGCCACTGCACCACCACTTCGAACTGCTGGGCTGGTCGGAGTCGAAGATCATCGTGCGCTTCTGGATCGCCTCGCTGGTGTTTGCACTCTTTGCTCTGACCTCGCTGAAGTTGCGCTAG
- a CDS encoding UDP-N-acetylmuramoyl-tripeptide--D-alanyl-D-alanine ligase has translation MKLTLERVAEFVDADANAAFDRHALATGYSIDSRTLKPGDLFFAIAGERFDGHDFVKAALAAGAVATVVSKDWVEAGDPTRLLAVPDTLAALQRLALAVRKTWGRCVVGVTGSAGKTTTKDAIAHVLATKFRVLKSEGNLNNHYGLPLQLLRLEPEHEVAVIEMGMNHLGEIAALAKIAEPDVGVVTNVAPVHLGFFESVREIAQAKFELIQSLPRGGVAVLNADDEYVSQFGRDFHGKVVMFGIAHAADVSAQNIVERGAQGSEFDLVAGEMRERVHLPLLGRHNIYNALAAAAVALHDTMSDHLRHHLHHLQPSEIAQALATLEPGEKRGQVLHIAGATVINDCYNSNPKALEAMIDALASLPAKRRIVVAGEMLELGTAADALHYDCGAHAAAKRIDMLIGVRGAAKKIVEGAHAGGLISAAYVETPEAAGEWLAATVREGDAVLLKASRGVRLEHALEKWQSVAGKATS, from the coding sequence TTGAAGCTCACGCTGGAGAGGGTCGCCGAGTTTGTCGATGCGGATGCGAACGCCGCCTTCGACCGGCACGCGCTCGCGACCGGCTACTCCATCGATTCGCGGACGCTGAAACCTGGGGACCTTTTCTTCGCCATCGCGGGCGAGCGCTTCGACGGACACGACTTCGTAAAAGCCGCGCTCGCGGCGGGCGCGGTGGCGACCGTCGTGAGCAAGGACTGGGTGGAGGCAGGCGACCCCACCCGCCTGCTCGCGGTTCCCGACACGCTGGCGGCGTTGCAGCGCCTGGCACTCGCCGTCCGCAAGACGTGGGGAAGATGCGTTGTCGGCGTGACCGGCTCGGCCGGCAAGACGACGACGAAGGACGCCATTGCGCACGTTCTGGCGACGAAGTTTCGCGTGCTGAAGTCGGAAGGGAACCTCAACAACCATTATGGGCTACCGCTGCAGCTGCTGCGCCTCGAGCCGGAGCATGAGGTCGCCGTCATCGAGATGGGGATGAACCACCTCGGCGAGATCGCGGCGCTGGCAAAGATCGCCGAGCCGGACGTTGGAGTGGTGACGAATGTTGCCCCAGTGCATCTCGGCTTCTTCGAGTCGGTGCGCGAGATCGCGCAGGCGAAGTTCGAACTCATACAATCCCTGCCCCGCGGCGGAGTCGCGGTGCTGAACGCGGACGACGAGTACGTCTCGCAATTCGGCCGCGACTTCCACGGCAAGGTGGTGATGTTCGGCATCGCGCATGCGGCAGACGTGAGCGCGCAGAACATCGTGGAGCGCGGCGCGCAAGGGTCGGAGTTCGACCTTGTCGCCGGCGAAATGCGCGAGCGGGTGCACCTTCCCCTGCTCGGACGCCACAACATCTATAACGCCTTGGCGGCGGCGGCGGTGGCCTTGCACGACACCATGAGTGACCATCTGCGTCATCATCTGCATCATCTGCAACCCAGCGAGATCGCGCAGGCGCTGGCAACGCTCGAGCCTGGCGAAAAGCGTGGCCAGGTGCTGCACATCGCGGGCGCGACGGTCATCAACGACTGCTACAATTCGAATCCGAAAGCGCTGGAAGCGATGATCGATGCGCTCGCATCGCTGCCGGCGAAGCGGCGCATCGTGGTGGCGGGCGAGATGCTGGAACTGGGCACCGCGGCGGACGCGCTGCATTATGACTGCGGCGCGCACGCGGCGGCGAAGCGCATCGACATGCTCATCGGTGTGAGGGGCGCGGCCAAGAAGATCGTGGAAGGCGCGCACGCCGGCGGGCTGATCTCCGCCGCGTACGTGGAGACGCCCGAAGCAGCGGGCGAGTGGCTGGCTGCGACCGTGCGCGAGGGGGACGCGGTGCTGCTCAAGGCCTCGCGTGGCGTGCGCCTGGAGCACGCGCTCGAAAAGTGGCAGAGTGTTGCGGGGAAGGCGACGAGTTAA